Below is a window of Andrena cerasifolii isolate SP2316 chromosome 5, iyAndCera1_principal, whole genome shotgun sequence DNA.
CCTGAGGTGTTTCAAAATAGTTAGTGATTCTTTTAATGAGgggacttcaagattataaactaATCGATACCCACTTGcaaacgggtgtttgaataaacCTTCATGTGGTTAAACGCTTgtttttgcaaaaatcgataaCCGAAAGGAATCGGATCGACGAATAGGAATTTAGCTAATAAATCTGTAAATTTGTGATTGGCTCTTAGAATCTAagacattttgtaattaacaaaaaGTGGAAAGGCGATGAATTTTTAGAAAGCGTCACTTGAGCTTGAAAAGCCATCACGAGTAgtcgtataaataaaagttctgttcagattgaaattgtgtttaaaatcgtttattttcttcCATTACAGTTACAAATTTACTAAGTTCAAGTAGTTTCATTCCGTTCTTATTACTATTTTCATCATATTTACCATTCAAAAATCTGCGTCCAAGGAGCATAATGCCTAAGCACTCCACGGGCGTCGACCCTCGCCGAATTCCCTACCAAGGATCCTGCAGAGGACACAAACAGCCACGCAAcaatctatctctttctatcaatatttctctctctctctttctgtcagtatttctgtctttttctttttttacagtttctttctctgtcaacttccgcttttgctccaaaatgcgGCAACctatcagcgacgatacacgttgttccgatcactgcctagaggatcactagggcTCGTGTCTTCCGAACGTTGATCTGaaattatttaactaattaTATGGAAGCTTTAATATATTCCAATTATAGTTAATTATATTGAATTTATAGCATCGTAAACTAGCTATTCTAATATTTTTCCTTTAAGACGATGTTTCGAAAAAATggctacatttatttatttacgtataataCATGTATTTATTAGATTATTTATTTGAAGTAATACAAAAcacaaattataaatataaaataatataaattcattaaataaaaatgtaagtaTGTGTTGTGTAGTAATGGAATTCAAATACGTAATTTCGAAAGTTGatataattaaagtaaaattcATGTAATCTTTCGACGAAATTGCTAAATATCTAACAAAATATAATAGATGAAAGTTATAATCGAGTATCGATTACTATCGATTTCTGTTACATGAACTAGTATTCGGATTGCTACTCTTAAGTTCTCTTTTTCAACGACCTGAGTAGCCGTGCCTGCTGCTTGTACGTTCGATAACATTTATAAAGAATTCTAAAATATATGAACAATATCGAGTGCATATTTCTCTTGATACGTATTAAGAAACTTAATCTTTAATTGACGTCAAGTATTTAAGTTACTTGTTCGGGTTGAAAATAGTAGAATTTCCCGAAATTGTTTTCGTAAACGAAGGCACGTGTTACTCCATTCGTACGTTCTAACACTTTGTGTCAAGTTGCTATAACTTTATTAATTGTACTCATGCAGTCTGTGAAATTTCAGTATTAATATATCGCAACATAAAGTTGTGTAAGAAACACCTCACAGTGTACCTTACATAACCTACATACTCAATATCGTTACCAGTAACATCCATGCAATTGTATGTCAATTGAATACCATTTAACTGTACTTTACAGATTGAGGTACCAGTATGACGAATTCTAAGGGATACCGTAGAGGAACCAGGGACTTGTTCTCCCGCAAGTTCCGCAAACATGGAACGATACCATTGTCGACGTATATGAAAGTATACAAAGTTGGGGACATCGTTGATATCAAAGGCAATGGAGCTGTTCAAAAGGGAATGCCTTACAAAGTCTATCATGGAAAGACCGGACGTGTATTCAATGTAACGCCCCACGCTCTCGGCGTCATTGTCAATAAAAGAGTACGTGGACGCATCATCGCCAAAAGGATCAATGTCCGTATCGAGCATTTGACTCACTCGAAGTGCAGAGAGGATTTCTTGAAGCGCGTGAAGGAGAACGAGAGGCTCAGGAAGGACGCCAAGGACAAGAACATTAGAGTTCAATTGAAAAGGCAACCCGCAGAACCGATGCAAGCACACATCGTGTCAGGACGTGAGAAGCCAGTCTTGCTCGCTCCTATTTCATACGAATTTATtgcttaaaatttaaataaatgtgttTTGACAATATCGGCGTTGTTATTCCCAGATATACCACCGCCTCCTAAAAGAAAACTGCACACCATTCGCGTATACGTATAATAAATGTAGTTAAATTCTgataacaatttattttcagTCATACCTTTTTACATACATATAGAATCTGTTAGTGATTTCAACGTTTTTAAGTTGCTAGAGAAGTTGTTCTAAAATTAAGATAAATGATTTTGTTTTTAACACAGGCAGACTAGTTTCTcattagaattaaaataaataattcttacaTAAAGCATGATTGACTTCATCCAGGCTTTACATCAATGAATAGCCATAAAGTTCGTAATATTCtcaatattttataaacaaaatataatcGAACCTATTTATATATACTATGACTTTATAAATAATCTAATATATAACACTTCTAATCTTATATACTGTACTTTGATAAAATACGAAATTACTATAtaggatttatttaatttaattgctatatatttatattaaattctaaCTACAATCTCTTGATTGGTAGAATAAGATATAGCCAGTTTCAGAACTTTTCTGAATGTCTGATGTGAGCCCATAAAAGTCTTCTATTGTAGATGCttcaattttctgtaaataaataTCCAATATATACGGATAGCTTTGTAACATTGTGTTCTTTCAATAACGCCAGTTGTAAATCTTACGTCAACCATATCATCATCAAAGAGCAACCAAAACCCATGGCTTTTTACTATGGAAATGTAGTGTCCTCGATTAGGCCCACTTCCACAATGTATCACAACTGCAACCAAATCGTATAATCGATCTGGATTCACCGCGTCGTCACTCTGAAAATTAATTagcaaaagtatttggacgcggTCTGGCGCATTGCGAAACGATATAATAAACGATTGTGCAAAATACTTACGGTATTGAAGAGCCGCAGCTCCAAAGGAAATACTACCCTGTGAGAAACTTTGATGTGACGGTTATATTGTTCCACGTATTTAAATCTCTTTAGGTGTAATGCCAATATCATTGGTAATTTCTTGAGTCTCATTCGTTTCTGCAATAAAGGAAACTATACTGTTTAATATCACCTGTCCCGCTtcaattacagcatttgccaAATTCCCTCGGGAAATATACCTGAGCCTCTTGATAACTACTACAGTGATcgcatttaaatttgttatcaCTACAGAGAGTCTCAGTATTAGAGAAACATCTGAGGCAGTATGTGATTGAGGTATTCTGATCTACATCAACTTGTAGGTCAAAAAAGTCCTCGTCTTTGCTAGATACAGTCTCACAATTAAGGCAGCGTGTTTCTGATGTCAGGATCCCCTGAAATATTTCGTGAACCCACGTAGGCTCTGGTGGCGAGCCAGCATCTCCTGCTCCACATTTCCCACCAGCTGGCTTAGTCTGGCTTCTCTCCGCTAAAGCAGAAAATAATAGACATCGGTTTCAAAGCATCTATTGCACATTCATATACATATCTATGTACATCTGTATGCTCACCCAAAATGATCTCATTTATGTGATTGATTAAGAAGTTCAGAAACTCGTGTGCATCTTGCTgcataaaattatcaaattccTCTGTAACAAATTATGCGTACGTCATACAGCAATGAAACATGGTTTATACAATCCTATTTAATTGGAATTGTATAAAATTGCAGAGCTACTTGCAAGAAAATACGTTCACACGGACCTTTCTCTTTTCTTAATCTGGTTATGAACTTTTTGGGAGCTATAGATCCAACTTTCTTCTTCTGAGTAGCGATGCTGTAGAATAAATCTGCTAAACATGTTAATAACGTTTccttggttcgcttgtttctggCCTTGTACTCCAGCACTTTCTCTCTAAATGGTCGACAGAAGTACAAAGCTTGCAATACGGAATTACTGTAACAGGTGTTCCCGAActgcaataagaggcgcatgttAATATTAGAAATAGAGAAGCACAATTCTGTTGCGGTTCTACAGCAGTTCACGTACATTGTATTATCCAGGctataaattttatattccTTTACTTACATTAGTTAAGCCAAAATAGTGCTCGTTAGGTGGAAATTGATCTGAGCCAATATCTCTTTCTAGTTGTGATATATTTGCACCctgaataaaaacaaataattttactGCGACAAATGCATAGCTTCTTTCATAGTACCTTAACCCTTTTTCACTAcagaatttcatttaaaagcgcTGACAAAGAGAAGGACGAAACACTTCTATTTACTTTACCAACGcaagtaaaataataattatgcaaGAGTAACTGACAACGCTCTAATGCCAAGAAACCATTTCATAGTTCGCAATTACAGTAGCAAAAAGGgtcataaattttaaacaagCATAAAAAGAACAtttcattgtgaaaatttttcaCAATTACTTTCTAACTAATTCATTATATGTCATAGCCATTAAAATGGACTTAACAGTGGAAAATCAGCTTTCTTGATATTTATCCTCCTacattaaatttaacgcagaGTCCACACGCTTATTCAATTTTATCGCTCTACAAATACATACACGagcaattaaaaatacagatttATGAATAAACATAGAATGTATTTGTGTACTCCAAATCTCTGATAAGTAGAGTGTTTCTACTCGTACTATGTTATTCTTAAAAAGACATTGCGTGATAAGctgattttataaagaattaagATACAGAGGATACGCAGCATTGTTAGAAAATAATTGGAAATGTTCACCAATCGCAGAATTCGATTGCCCTTACCATTTTATGATTTAATAGTTGAAACTGACCACTGACAAGCACACAGAATGGATTTTGGTAACAACAGAACCTCCATGGTATCCTCGCTTACAGATTTATCGGTTAAACTGTTTATCGCATTATCGAGTATAATCGCGTACTTCTATGTGATCATAATGATATAAACGAAGATAATTAATCGAGAAAGTCAATGTACACGATCCTCGCCAGAAGATGATCACGCGTGATGTATAACGTATTCATTAcattcagctttaaaatgggAATAATGGGATCTATGCTCCTGACTgaattattagtattttgtGAAATAACCAGAAACTATCGTTGCGTTCttaaatgcattaaaaaaagtATCAACATCGAGTCGACGTATGCAGCTTCGTAACAGAAGATGTCTCTGTACAGAGGACgattgaaaataatgaaaatgatTAGAAGTAGAATATAGAAAGGAAGAGAGGAAATATTTGAAGGGTAAGAGAAAAAAACTTGGAAACTCCATTTTTCATGATCTtgtgatttatagcatattttgttggtggcaactgagacttcagaactgtcgaatcacaaagggttggggagaattccacttatgcccaaatcgcccgcaacgcctgTGATTTTCATTacggtaggttttcctatacgcgactggacgcaacgtcaagaatttcaaagtcgattttctcgaaaatgaagcgtgaTACCAAAGAAAGTCACTGTTTCTTTTCAACTTATAAcaaggaataaaatttgttcataTTCCGCTTCAATTCGCCCAAAGAAATCATCATCATTCACGAATCAGTGTGGCGATCACAATTCACAACTATATTTAAATTTGATGCCTTTGCGATCACAGTTTACTTTTTCCAGTAAACTTTCTCCCGCCAATATTCTTGTGTATGTTAATATTGAAAGTTGAAATATAAACAACTTGATACTTCTGTCAATACAGTGAAAATATTCGAAGCTTTCCCTTTAAATGTATGAAAATTTGTGTGTacgaaaaattatataaatgacGTGTTATTATATTCATAACTTTTCAAATTCGTTGGAAAGTTTGGCGTAGTTTTATGTGGTTATTACAACGATTGCTTCGGAATATATCGTAAAGAACTAATTTTGCATTGTAAATGTATTGCGTGGCACTTACCGCGCACAGATAATGTGAACAGTCTTCGTCGAGTGTAATTTAACAGCCCACTGCAGCAGAGCTTACACGAATGAAGTGTAATCGTTAATGCATACTGTATCCGTATaaaattatttgcaattatGATTTGCAAGACACATGTTTATTCAAACATGTTCAAGTATCGACGCTTTTCAATGCACATTATTAAGAGTAGAGAATTTGTTAACAGCACAAACTGTTTACTGGTATAATTATATGGAAATAACAGAGGTAATGTATgaatgaataatatttatattcagTACTAAAATACAAGTTATATCAAGTTACTAAAATATTACTATGATATTGAAACTGCCCCTTTTTAAACGACACGTTCCCTTTTTACCATATGTTAACAATAAtaagttgtaattttattatggatCTATACTAATGTAAAGAATCATATTCACGGAACGTATTTCTTTCAGAGACATAGATAACAAAACTTAGGatacatataatttttaaacaaagctATAAAATGGCGACTCGTAAAAGTATGGCCCATATATTGGCGGAAGCTGCTATCCATCCGTCTCCAACTTCTTCGCCGTTGCGACGAAAGTCGATTCTTCCACAGAGTTCAGCTTCTTCCGTTATATCAGAGAATGACGATGATGCAGAACGTCGGGCTCGTCGTCGTGAAATTAATGTTACGACCACACCGGTGACTACTACAAGCACAGATGGTCACAGAAGACGCTCCTTAGGACTCACCCTTTTAGGGCAAATGCCAGCCGCTCAAATGGCGGAGCGTATATCTCAGTGTATAAAGCTTGGCACCGAGAACAAAATTAATCTAAAGAATGCGTTCAGCTTAGAAATGATTGATTTCATGGTATACATGATCAAGAAGCAAGATACCAACATGACGAATTTGCAAGTGGCCAGTACGTCTTTAGATGTAAGCACtaaaatttatggatttcgCGTTGACGGCGTTCACATGGAAATACTCAAAATGATTGGTGGGCTGGACAAGCAGGACATAAACAATCAAAATGGGAACGGCGCAGAGCAAATGGATGTTGAAGGAGAGCACAATGAACATCAATCGAGAAGCCAAGCAatgaaaaggaggaaaaagaaTAAACAACGAATATTCAGTACGCCGGAAGCTTTGAGAACGAATGTGGCAACTGAAAAACCTTCTCTAATAACTATGGAAGCGGATTCACAAACCACGGATATGTTGTATCAAGCGACTTTACCGAACCATGCAAATTCTAGATTTTACCAACACCAATATAATGATGTTTTGGTAGATACGATAGAATGCGAAGATATTCAAGATAGAGATGCAGGCTGCTGCATTCCATCAGTAGGGGAGTTTTCACAGATGCAAATTTGTCCACCtgtattttattttgattttcaaaGCTGGAATGAAGATGACATAGCAGAAGTTGAGCCGGAGGAGAATGACGATGGCGGATTTCAATTTGATCTTGATGCGAGTTTACCACGCGATGACGAGCCTGCGCCTACTAGATTGTGCTCCTTTGATATTGACGATGTCGAAGAACACGTAAATAGATTCGTTAACGTGTCCAATCAGGTGGAAAACATTGTAGATTTTTATCAAGTTGTAGCCACCTCCGCGCCAGAAAGGGTTTCCGAATACTCGTTTGtccacaaaaatttaaacatacaTTGGGCGGGCCCATCTCATTGGAAAGCTACCAATTTGAGGAAAATTTTAGGCAACAGCAGAGTGGTTGAAACGTGTCGTCAAGCGGcagtgaagaagaaaaaggaggTGGAACTGTGTTTCGATGGTGAAACAGTCGGAAGTGTGGATGCGAAATTCTTGTCGAGTAGAACAGCAAAATTGCAGGCCAGAACTGCTAAAGTAGAGTGGAACGAGGAGATGATAACATTACCGCCTGACGAACATTATGATATTACACTAGCGAATAAATTGTATCGTCATCCGAAAAAATTAAATCATCACGCAAACGCGAACGAAATGAACACCACGCATTTGTCCGAAATCGGGGAGGATTATAATTACGAGAATGAGAATGACACGTCGAACTATTGTCCTGGCACGAGTAACGGCGAGTGCTCAGAAaatgttgtaaatgaaaattgTATTAGGTCTGACGATGAATGTGTGGTAGAGTCACAGATACCTTTCACCGGCGATAATCTAGTTGCGTTACCCAAGCTGACGAATAAGCTGTCTATTGCATTTTCTGTACGTGCAAAGAAGATTGACATGAGGCAATTAAAGAAATCTATTTGGAAGTGCCTGAATACAGACAGCGATGAAAGAACTGAAACCGTACAAAGTGCAACGAATGAAACTGCGCAGCAGAATGTAAATACTAATATGAGTGGCAGTAAACGTTTCAGCGATGTTTATAAAATGCTTCCAACTAAGTTAACAAAAATGAACGCCGAAGCATTAAGCTTTCCAATTTCATTTGTATCTCTATTACATTTAGCAAACGAGAAGACATTAAAAGTAACTTCCCCTTCTGACATGTCTGATCTTATTGTAGAACAAGGGTAAATGTGATAAAAGagcatattttaaataaaaattagctgcgaataataaatatattttacttacaGTACTGTAACAGaagtatatttaaaataattgttataTTTCTCAATCCAGTGTAATATTACTATAacatatattaaattaattgattttGTAACGAATTCCTTAATTAGctatattttaactttttttacagcCTCGATATTACAATTTAAGATCTGTTTACTTACCGAAGGAGTTGCAgagaatcaaaatttaaatcgaACAATTCCGCGCAAAATTCAAACAGTGCTGCTCGTTTCCGACTGAAAATCCGAGCGCACGCTCGCAGCTCGTAACGTTGGCGAGCGTGGGATCGTATTGAATGAAAAATTGATGAGCTGTGAGCATCTGCAGTGCGCGTCGTGTGTTGTGTTGCGAATGGTGTTGCTACGAACGGCTTTCGACGGGAAGTTTGTTGTTCGGCCTATGATCTCCGCCCGCGAAAATGTTCGCGCGTGACACTTAAGACGGCCAGCGTGCACGCGTCGCGATCTCGTGTCGGGCATAAATGAAAGAGAACGCTGCTTTTTAACAGGGCGAACGTCGTTCCTGGTCGTTCCTTCGCAACGATATAGCTGTGTTGCTCGTAGAGCGGGAACCGTGGAACATCAAGAATGGCAGATTTCGACGCGATctacgaggaagaggaagagaacgAGCAGAATTTAGAGGAGCACTACGTGACCATGGTGCCTGATCCTATAGTTATTCGCGGGGCTGGCAACATGACCGTGTAAGCGGAACACCTGTCATCCTTTCGACTCTTCCGTACGCGAATTTGAAATGTTGCCCCGAGAACAAAGAGACGAAAACCGTAGACACTAGATGCCCCTGTTTTTTCCCTTTATCTCTCCGGACGAGATTTGTCCTCTGAACTAACAACACATACGTACTTTCAACGTGACCAAATTACGTAAAGAAGGTTGATATTTGTAATGCAGTTTTTTTCCATAACTTCTTTACGACTGCACGTGCACGGGAAAGGATAATAATATTCTGTCGCTTAGATTCGTAATCGACGCGATGTATTTGTAAATGTAGCACTGTTTGTTTTAGATTCGGACTCAGCAATCGTTTTGAATCAGAGTTTCCAAACGGCCTGATGTCACGCGTTGCTCCAGAAGAATTCAAAGCGACCGTTCTGAGAATAAACAGCGTGCTGAAGAAAACGTTGCCAGTTAATGTTAAGTGGTTGTTCTGCGGCTGCGTCTGTTGCTGCTGTACGTTAGGTTGTTCCCTTTGGCCTGTGATTTGTTTGAGTAAAAGGGTAAATACTTGATACTTATAGAAACATggatttttatgcaataaactTACTCGTGCTCTTTCTATTTACGCTGTAGCTCGTGAGAACGGTTTTAGATTAAAACTAATTTGACTTTATTTGTGTTTCTGTGCAGACACAGCattcattaaataaattacTAGAATGGGAGAATAGTAGGCTTTATCACAAACTCGGATTGCACTGGAGATTGGCAAAACAGAGATGTGATACTTCGTCCATGATGGAATATGTAAGTAAATACAAAGATAATGAATTTCTGTCTATTCGCTATTCGTTGCTcattggaattataataattgagGATCAGATGGTTATGTAAAAATATGGAGGAAACTAA
It encodes the following:
- the Rpl21 gene encoding ribosomal protein L21, whose protein sequence is MTNSKGYRRGTRDLFSRKFRKHGTIPLSTYMKVYKVGDIVDIKGNGAVQKGMPYKVYHGKTGRVFNVTPHALGVIVNKRVRGRIIAKRINVRIEHLTHSKCREDFLKRVKENERLRKDAKDKNIRVQLKRQPAEPMQAHIVSGREKPVLLAPISYEFIA
- the Usp12-46 gene encoding ubiquitin-specific protease 12/46, which codes for MGANISQLERDIGSDQFPPNEHYFGLTNFGNTCYSNSVLQALYFCRPFREKVLEYKARNKRTKETLLTCLADLFYSIATQKKKVGSIAPKKFITRLRKEKEEFDNFMQQDAHEFLNFLINHINEIILAERSQTKPAGGKCGAGDAGSPPEPTWVHEIFQGILTSETRCLNCETVSSKDEDFFDLQVDVDQNTSITYCLRCFSNTETLCSDNKFKCDHCSSYQEAQKRMRLKKLPMILALHLKRFKYVEQYNRHIKVSHRVVFPLELRLFNTSDDAVNPDRLYDLVAVVIHCGSGPNRGHYISIVKSHGFWLLFDDDMVDKIEASTIEDFYGLTSDIQKSSETGYILFYQSRDCS
- the LOC143369352 gene encoding condensin complex subunit 2, with product MATRKSMAHILAEAAIHPSPTSSPLRRKSILPQSSASSVISENDDDAERRARRREINVTTTPVTTTSTDGHRRRSLGLTLLGQMPAAQMAERISQCIKLGTENKINLKNAFSLEMIDFMVYMIKKQDTNMTNLQVASTSLDVSTKIYGFRVDGVHMEILKMIGGLDKQDINNQNGNGAEQMDVEGEHNEHQSRSQAMKRRKKNKQRIFSTPEALRTNVATEKPSLITMEADSQTTDMLYQATLPNHANSRFYQHQYNDVLVDTIECEDIQDRDAGCCIPSVGEFSQMQICPPVFYFDFQSWNEDDIAEVEPEENDDGGFQFDLDASLPRDDEPAPTRLCSFDIDDVEEHVNRFVNVSNQVENIVDFYQVVATSAPERVSEYSFVHKNLNIHWAGPSHWKATNLRKILGNSRVVETCRQAAVKKKKEVELCFDGETVGSVDAKFLSSRTAKLQARTAKVEWNEEMITLPPDEHYDITLANKLYRHPKKLNHHANANEMNTTHLSEIGEDYNYENENDTSNYCPGTSNGECSENVVNENCIRSDDECVVESQIPFTGDNLVALPKLTNKLSIAFSVRAKKIDMRQLKKSIWKCLNTDSDERTETVQSATNETAQQNVNTNMSGSKRFSDVYKMLPTKLTKMNAEALSFPISFVSLLHLANEKTLKVTSPSDMSDLIVEQG
- the LOC143369356 gene encoding cysteine-rich hydrophobic domain-containing protein 2, translated to MADFDAIYEEEEENEQNLEEHYVTMVPDPIVIRGAGNMTVFGLSNRFESEFPNGLMSRVAPEEFKATVLRINSVLKKTLPVNVKWLFCGCVCCCCTLGCSLWPVICLSKRTQHSLNKLLEWENSRLYHKLGLHWRLAKQRCDTSSMMEYVLLIEFIPKIPLYKPD